Proteins from a single region of Labedella gwakjiensis:
- a CDS encoding ABC-F family ATP-binding cassette domain-containing protein: MHTPTTPLPARQRAQLIAADVSVMRGATPVLNHVDLAVTPASRVAIVGENGRGKSTLLHVLGGALIPDTGTVQRTGTLGVAEQEMSASDDRTVGQAVAEAIAEPLAALASLDAAAEALSAGTSGADESYAAALERAELLDAWDAERRVQIALEALDAETDPGRPLGDLSVGQRYRVRLACLLGADDDFLLLDEPTNHLDRSGLEFLSTQLRSRVGGVVVVTHDRALLTDVAETIVDLDPTPDDRVRVYGNGYAGYREGRRAERERWEQEYERQRAEHARLQDSLSSAQNRLVSGWRPEKGSNKHGRATRAGGLVQSVHRRQEHLEAHAVTVPEPPLQFRFPDLPTRTGAALLSAERVSVAGRLTGAVSFSLSHRGRLVVTGPNGAGKSTLLGVIAGELHPDSGSVRLMQSARLGFLRQETELPLHRRASEVYAAHIDALVTAGTLPASDAIGLSQLGLLRAREASKRIGELSMGQQRRLDLALVLATRPHVLLLDEPTNHLSIALVDELTDALGATQAAVVLSTHDRQLLRDVGDWPAMRLGVQTEGDARA; encoded by the coding sequence ATGCACACCCCCACCACCCCTCTTCCGGCGCGCCAGCGCGCCCAGCTCATCGCCGCCGACGTTTCCGTGATGCGCGGAGCCACCCCCGTCCTGAACCACGTCGATCTCGCCGTGACGCCCGCATCGCGCGTGGCGATCGTCGGCGAGAACGGGCGCGGCAAGTCCACGCTGCTCCACGTGCTCGGTGGCGCGCTGATTCCCGATACCGGCACCGTCCAGCGCACCGGAACGCTCGGTGTCGCGGAACAGGAGATGTCCGCGAGCGACGACCGGACCGTCGGTCAGGCCGTCGCGGAAGCGATCGCCGAACCACTCGCAGCCCTCGCCTCCCTCGACGCGGCGGCCGAGGCTCTCTCGGCCGGAACGTCCGGCGCCGACGAGAGCTACGCGGCCGCATTGGAGCGCGCGGAGCTTCTCGACGCGTGGGACGCCGAGCGGCGGGTGCAGATCGCGCTCGAAGCCCTCGACGCGGAGACCGACCCGGGCCGGCCGCTCGGCGACCTCTCGGTGGGTCAGCGGTATCGCGTGCGCCTGGCGTGCCTGCTCGGCGCCGACGACGACTTCCTGCTGCTCGACGAACCGACGAACCACCTCGACCGCTCCGGTCTCGAGTTCCTCAGCACACAGCTCCGCTCCCGCGTCGGCGGGGTCGTCGTCGTCACGCACGATCGAGCGCTTCTCACGGACGTGGCGGAGACGATCGTCGACCTCGACCCCACGCCGGACGATCGCGTGCGGGTCTACGGCAACGGATACGCGGGTTATCGCGAGGGCCGCCGGGCCGAACGCGAGCGGTGGGAGCAGGAGTACGAACGCCAGCGGGCAGAGCACGCCCGCCTGCAGGACAGTCTCAGCTCGGCGCAGAACCGCCTCGTGTCCGGTTGGCGGCCCGAGAAAGGATCCAACAAGCACGGCCGCGCGACCCGCGCGGGCGGGCTCGTGCAGAGTGTCCATCGCCGGCAGGAACACCTCGAAGCGCACGCCGTGACCGTGCCGGAGCCGCCCCTGCAGTTCCGGTTCCCCGATCTGCCGACGCGAACCGGCGCTGCGCTGCTGAGCGCTGAGCGCGTGAGTGTGGCCGGCCGACTGACGGGGGCCGTGTCGTTCTCGCTCTCGCACCGCGGTCGACTCGTCGTGACAGGTCCGAACGGCGCCGGCAAATCGACGCTGCTCGGTGTGATCGCGGGCGAGCTGCACCCCGACAGCGGCTCGGTTCGACTGATGCAGAGTGCGCGCCTCGGGTTCCTGCGTCAGGAGACCGAGCTTCCGCTGCACCGCCGGGCCAGTGAGGTGTACGCCGCCCACATCGATGCGCTCGTCACGGCTGGAACGCTTCCCGCGTCGGACGCGATCGGGCTCTCACAGCTCGGTCTCTTACGCGCCCGCGAGGCGAGCAAGCGCATCGGTGAGCTGTCGATGGGGCAGCAACGCCGCCTCGACCTGGCGCTGGTCCTCGCGACAAGACCGCACGTCTTGCTCCTGGACGAACCGACCAACCACCTCTCGATCGCGCTCGTCGACGAACTCACCGACGCCCTCGGCGCGACGCAAGCGGCCGTGGTGCTCTCCACCCATGACCGCCAGCTCCTTCGCGACGTCGGCGACTGGCCGGCGATGCGCCTCGGCGTGCAGACCGAGGGCGACGCGCGGGCGTGA
- a CDS encoding trans-sulfuration enzyme family protein produces MTTQPDKDDVSSIGDHTAAVHAGNMIDAGSGAIRTPIVMANSYLLPDDPAAMNWSGTDVLMYTRNGGVNQLALEAKLAALEGGEEAAAFATGVAALHAVFFTLLRSGDHVVVSNVTYEAVWRLFSELLPERYGVEATFVDVSDLDAVRSAIRPNTRILHAETIANPTTTVADVGALAAIAHDAGALLTVDATFTPPPFYRALADGADLVVHSLTKYINGHGDAMGGAVIGSSALVDRIRHDALVDVGGVISPFNAWLIMRGSVTLPLRLAQHLASAQRVARVLADDPRIAFVEFPGLEGHAQHALATRQFGGRGYGAMLAFALDGDPATQNRFVSNLRVITSAVSLGHDESLIVHVGPGARGGSDGYPEGFRTYGHLRLSVGLEDADDLVADIRSALARTEITGARRR; encoded by the coding sequence ATGACCACGCAGCCGGACAAGGACGACGTCAGCTCGATCGGCGACCACACCGCGGCCGTGCACGCCGGCAACATGATCGACGCCGGCTCCGGCGCCATCCGCACGCCGATCGTCATGGCGAACTCCTATCTGCTGCCGGATGACCCGGCCGCGATGAACTGGTCCGGCACGGACGTCCTCATGTACACGCGGAACGGGGGAGTCAACCAGCTCGCGCTCGAGGCGAAGCTCGCCGCGCTGGAGGGGGGAGAGGAGGCGGCGGCCTTCGCCACCGGGGTCGCCGCACTGCACGCCGTGTTCTTCACGCTCCTGAGATCGGGCGACCACGTCGTCGTCTCGAACGTGACGTACGAGGCGGTCTGGCGGCTGTTCTCCGAACTCCTGCCCGAGCGCTACGGCGTCGAGGCGACGTTCGTCGACGTCTCCGACCTGGACGCGGTCCGGTCGGCGATCCGGCCGAACACCCGCATCCTGCACGCGGAGACGATCGCGAACCCCACGACAACGGTGGCGGACGTCGGGGCGCTCGCCGCCATCGCTCACGACGCGGGTGCGCTCCTCACCGTGGACGCCACCTTCACTCCGCCGCCGTTCTACCGCGCGCTCGCGGACGGCGCGGATCTCGTCGTCCACTCGCTCACGAAATACATCAACGGCCACGGAGATGCGATGGGCGGAGCGGTGATCGGCTCGTCCGCCCTCGTCGACCGGATCCGACACGACGCCCTCGTGGACGTGGGCGGCGTCATCTCCCCGTTCAACGCCTGGCTCATCATGCGCGGCTCCGTCACGCTGCCGCTCCGTCTCGCGCAGCATCTCGCGTCCGCCCAGCGGGTCGCCCGCGTACTCGCCGACGACCCGCGGATCGCGTTCGTCGAGTTCCCGGGTCTCGAGGGGCACGCCCAGCACGCGCTCGCGACCCGGCAGTTCGGCGGGCGCGGATACGGCGCGATGCTCGCGTTCGCCCTCGACGGCGATCCCGCGACGCAGAACCGCTTCGTGTCGAACCTGCGCGTGATCACGTCCGCGGTCTCGCTCGGGCACGACGAGTCGCTCATCGTGCACGTGGGGCCGGGTGCGCGCGGCGGGAGCGACGGCTATCCGGAGGGCTTCCGCACCTACGGTCATCTGCGCCTGTCCGTCGGCCTCGAGGACGCCGACGACCTCGTCGCCGACATTCGCTCGGCGCTCGCCCGCACGGAGATCACCGGCGCGCGTCGTCGCTGA
- a CDS encoding sulfate/molybdate ABC transporter ATP-binding protein: MTFGLKAAVGARGFEAEITVADGETVAILGPNGAGKSTLLNLTAGLLSPDRGRATLGGRVLFDTEPGRRRVALPAWKRGVSMLAQDALLFPHLSVRENVAFGPRSTGSSRADARNRAVAWLERVDASELAERRPAELSGGQAQRVAVARALATEPELLLLDEPMAALDVSVAPAIRRMLREVLRDRTAIIVTHDVLDAYTLADRVVVLEAGRVVDAGPTRAVLDRPATPFAAGLAGLNLLMGTAVSGGTIELDDGQRLVARSAQGLEPGAAAALAVRPSAVRVLAPTIPGRHDNTITATVSDVEPRGDVVRIRAGRIAADVTPAEAADLDLQPGAVARFAFSAEDAVAYPV, encoded by the coding sequence ATGACCTTCGGGCTCAAGGCAGCTGTGGGCGCTCGCGGATTCGAGGCCGAGATCACCGTCGCGGACGGCGAGACCGTCGCGATCCTCGGACCGAACGGTGCGGGCAAGTCGACACTCCTGAACCTCACCGCCGGCCTCCTCTCGCCGGACCGCGGGCGCGCGACGCTCGGCGGCCGCGTCTTGTTCGACACAGAGCCCGGTCGCCGCCGCGTCGCCCTGCCCGCGTGGAAGCGCGGCGTCTCGATGCTCGCGCAGGATGCGCTCCTCTTCCCCCATCTGTCGGTGCGCGAGAACGTGGCGTTCGGACCGCGGAGCACCGGGTCGTCCCGAGCCGATGCGCGGAACCGGGCCGTTGCCTGGCTCGAGCGGGTGGACGCCTCCGAGCTCGCGGAGCGACGCCCCGCCGAATTGTCCGGGGGCCAGGCGCAGCGCGTCGCGGTGGCGCGCGCCCTCGCGACCGAACCGGAGCTGTTGCTGCTCGACGAGCCGATGGCCGCGCTCGATGTGTCGGTCGCGCCCGCGATCCGGCGCATGCTGCGCGAGGTGCTGCGCGACCGGACCGCGATCATCGTGACCCACGACGTGCTCGACGCGTACACACTCGCCGACCGGGTCGTCGTGCTCGAGGCGGGACGTGTCGTCGACGCGGGACCCACGCGCGCCGTGCTCGACCGCCCCGCGACGCCGTTCGCCGCCGGCCTCGCGGGTCTCAATCTGCTCATGGGGACGGCCGTCTCCGGAGGCACGATCGAGCTCGACGACGGACAGCGGCTCGTCGCCCGATCCGCGCAGGGGCTCGAACCGGGGGCCGCGGCCGCGCTCGCGGTGCGCCCGTCCGCGGTGCGCGTGCTCGCACCGACTATCCCTGGGCGCCACGACAACACGATCACGGCAACCGTGTCGGACGTCGAGCCACGGGGAGACGTCGTCCGCATCCGGGCGGGCCGGATCGCCGCCGACGTGACGCCGGCGGAGGCCGCCGACCTCGACCTGCAGCCGGGAGCCGTCGCCCGCTTCGCCTTCTCCGCCGAGGACGCGGTCGCCTATCCCGTGTGA
- the modA gene encoding molybdate ABC transporter substrate-binding protein produces the protein MTVIRSSRAAVALLASLAVVALAGCSGSTAPASDPDASAQADALDGTITVFAAASLQATFTDLKEQFESAHPDVTVSLTFAGSSDLVTQIVEGAPADVFASADEKNMAKLTEEGLVDAADAVDFATNTLEIVTPPDNPAEVETFADLAKPGVKTVICAPQVPCGAATATLEKTTGVDIAPVSEESSVTDVLGKVTSGEADAGLVYVTDVIAAGDAVEGIDFPESDEAVNVYPIAPLAASADADLAEAFVEFVTGEVGRDVLEAAGFGQP, from the coding sequence CTGACCGTGATCCGATCCTCGAGAGCCGCCGTGGCGCTGCTCGCGTCCCTCGCCGTCGTCGCTCTCGCCGGCTGCTCCGGCTCGACCGCCCCGGCGTCCGACCCCGACGCGAGCGCCCAGGCCGACGCCCTCGACGGAACCATCACGGTGTTCGCTGCGGCCTCACTGCAAGCCACCTTCACGGACCTGAAGGAGCAGTTCGAGTCGGCGCATCCGGACGTCACGGTGTCGCTGACGTTCGCCGGGTCCTCCGACCTCGTCACGCAGATCGTCGAAGGCGCACCGGCCGACGTCTTCGCGTCGGCGGACGAGAAGAACATGGCGAAGCTGACAGAGGAAGGGCTCGTCGATGCGGCCGACGCCGTGGACTTCGCCACCAACACCCTGGAGATCGTGACGCCGCCGGACAACCCCGCCGAGGTGGAGACGTTCGCCGACCTCGCGAAGCCGGGTGTGAAGACGGTGATCTGCGCCCCCCAGGTGCCGTGCGGTGCGGCGACGGCCACCCTCGAGAAGACGACGGGCGTGGACATCGCGCCGGTGAGCGAGGAGTCGTCCGTCACGGACGTGCTCGGCAAGGTGACGAGCGGGGAGGCCGACGCCGGTCTCGTCTACGTCACCGACGTGATCGCCGCGGGAGACGCGGTGGAGGGGATCGACTTCCCGGAGTCCGACGAGGCCGTCAACGTGTACCCGATCGCCCCCCTCGCGGCGTCGGCCGATGCCGACCTGGCCGAGGCGTTCGTCGAGTTCGTGACGGGGGAGGTCGGTCGTGACGTCCTCGAAGCCGCCGGTTTCGGCCAGCCCTAG
- a CDS encoding TOBE domain-containing protein → MTQIRIKDASRFLGVSDDTVRRWVDTGVLASEKDGSGRTVVDALAVARLARENAVLPADPSEIGRSARNRLVGVVTEIIADTVMAQVELQCGPHRIVSLMSSEAVRELGLEPGSVAIAVMKATNVIVETPGGKA, encoded by the coding sequence GTGACGCAGATACGGATCAAGGACGCTTCGCGGTTCCTCGGGGTGAGCGATGACACGGTGCGGCGCTGGGTCGACACCGGCGTCCTCGCGAGCGAGAAGGACGGCAGCGGACGCACCGTCGTGGACGCCCTCGCGGTCGCGCGGCTCGCGCGCGAGAACGCTGTGCTGCCCGCGGACCCGTCGGAGATCGGTCGCTCGGCGCGGAACCGGCTCGTCGGCGTCGTCACCGAGATCATCGCCGACACGGTCATGGCGCAGGTGGAGCTGCAGTGCGGGCCGCACCGCATCGTCTCCCTCATGAGCAGCGAGGCGGTGCGCGAGCTCGGGCTCGAACCCGGGTCCGTCGCGATCGCCGTCATGAAGGCCACGAACGTCATCGTCGAGACTCCCGGCGGAAAGGCCTGA
- a CDS encoding ABC transporter permease gives MGVPGWVVAVAGVGAAFVLVPLLAMVLRVNWAEFVPLVTSPSSLDALALSLRTSLAATALCVVFGVPMAIVLARTEFRGQRILRSLVLLPLVLPPVVGGIALLYTFGRRGLLGQGFEAFGVTIAFSTTAVVLAQTFVALPFLVLSLEGALRSVGTRFEAVSATLGARPTTVLRRVTLPLVLPALVSGAVLSFARALGEFGATLTFAGSLQGVTRTLPLEIYLQRETDPDAAVALSLVLVVVAVIVVAVAHRVGEANGRRFDGGVS, from the coding sequence TTGGGCGTGCCCGGATGGGTGGTCGCCGTCGCAGGGGTCGGAGCCGCGTTCGTCCTCGTGCCGCTCCTCGCGATGGTGCTGCGCGTGAATTGGGCCGAATTCGTGCCGCTCGTCACGTCGCCCTCGTCGCTCGATGCGCTCGCGCTGAGCCTACGCACCTCGCTCGCCGCGACGGCGTTGTGCGTCGTGTTCGGGGTGCCGATGGCGATCGTGCTCGCTCGCACGGAGTTCCGGGGGCAGCGGATCCTGCGCTCGCTCGTTCTGCTCCCGCTCGTGCTGCCGCCCGTTGTGGGCGGCATCGCGCTGCTGTACACGTTCGGGCGCCGCGGGCTGCTCGGGCAGGGCTTCGAGGCGTTCGGGGTGACGATCGCGTTCTCGACCACCGCCGTCGTGCTCGCGCAGACGTTCGTGGCGCTCCCGTTCCTCGTGCTCAGTCTCGAGGGCGCGCTGCGCTCCGTCGGTACACGCTTCGAGGCGGTCAGCGCGACCCTGGGAGCCCGACCGACCACCGTGCTGCGCCGCGTCACGCTGCCGCTCGTGCTGCCGGCGCTCGTCTCGGGTGCGGTGCTGTCGTTCGCCCGTGCGCTCGGCGAGTTCGGTGCCACACTCACGTTCGCCGGCTCGCTCCAGGGTGTCACGCGCACCCTCCCGCTCGAGATCTACTTGCAGCGGGAGACCGACCCGGACGCGGCCGTCGCGCTCTCTCTCGTGCTCGTGGTGGTGGCCGTGATCGTCGTCGCCGTGGCGCATCGGGTGGGCGAGGCGAACGGTCGACGGTTCGACGGGGGAGTCTCATGA